TCCAGAAACAGGCAGATATTCTATTGAAGCCACTGTCAACTTTGCCTTTACCGCAGCGATCGGCGCTGCTTTAGACCCGGATGTGAATCCGTCTTTAGTAGTCCAGAGAACTGCGCCAGCTCCGGCAACAGATCTGGTGACCGGATTATTACCGGTACTGGATGTAGCTATTGGAGGAACTTTAACTCTTAGAACACTTCTTAGAAGCGGTTCTGTCACCTTGGCAGGTGAAGTCGAGCTTACAGCAGGTGATGTTATCAGCCTCATCTATCAGTCTAATGGTTTGGCGCTGGATGTGGATCTGGGTGCTACAGATTCTGGTGTAGTATGGTCTGTTCACAGATTAACCTGATCCTGGAGGAGCCTGGTCAATGATTCAGCAAGCTTCAGAACCATCCTTCACGGGATGGTTTTCTTTATTTATATCTGATTATTCTCAGGAGGCGGGAAGATGGAAGCAGAGCAGCAGGGCCTGTTCAGTCTGTGTATGATTGTAAAGGACGAAGAAGCGGTGCTGGGACGCTGTCTGGATTCGGTCAGAGATCTGATGGATGAGATCATCATTGTGGATACAGGATCGGCTGATCGGACCCTCACTGTTGCGGGCTGGTATACAGAGAAGGTATTTACTTATTCGTGGGATGAGAATTTCGCAGCGGCCCGCAACTATTCCTTTGCACAGGCGACAATGCCTTATGTATTCTGGATGGATGCCGATGAGCTGCTGGCGGCCCGGGAAGCGGAGAAGCTGGCCCGGCTGAAGCAGCAATTGGCGCATGAACAAAATGGTGTGGAGGTGATTTGGATGGGGACCCGGCTATTTTCCCAGCCCACCCAGGCTGCTTCAGCTCTCGTGCCGGTGCATTCAGAGCGCCATCCCAGGATTGTCAGAAACGGGCGTTTCCACTGGCGGGGCAGGGTGCATGAGAAGCTTGAAGTTGGCACAAGCGCCGCCATGAATACGGATATCTGCATTGACCATCGTCCGTCCGCCGTCCATACGGAACGTAACCTGCAGATTATGAAGCGCTGGATCGCTGAGGAAGGCGAAGCTACAGGTACACTGCTCTTCCACTATGCGAATGAATGCTTCGATGCCCGGGATTATCCAACTGCTTCAGCCTCCTATGAAAAGCTGTTACAAGACCCAAGCAACAGCAAGGATGAACGGATTACAGCTTGTCTGCGGCTGTCTGAATGTTACCGGGAGCTGGGCATGGCGGAGCTTAGGCTGAACAGCCTCTTCCGTTCGTTCGGCTTCGGGCTGCCCCAGGCGGATGCCTGTTGCAGTGTCGCCGGGTTCTTCGAGGAGCGCCAGGAATGGGAAGCTGCCATCTATTGGTATCTTCAGGCAATCGCCCGGCAGGCCGCCGGACCAGGAGAGCGTCCGGTCTCCCAGGCCTATTATACCTGGATGCCTCATGCCCTGGTCAGTCGTTGCCTGGCCGCTGCAGGAGAATGGCAGCAGGCTTACCAGTATAATGAGCAGGCATTAGCTTATCTGCCGGGTGACCAGGTACTGCTTAGCAAGCGAAAGAAATTGAAGCAGGTTCTAGAGATGAGGCGAAATAGCCCAGAGTAATAAAAAAGCAGGCGGCCGGGAGATTCAAGCTGCCTGCTGTATTTATGTTGTTGAAATATATAACAAGGTCAAACCTGCTGTGACAGGGTCAGAGCGGCCTCAAGAATCAAGTCCTCCTGCCCGGCCACAACCTTGCGGCGGCCAAGCTCCACTATGACCGCCTTAGGATCGACATGGTATTCCTTGGAGATTCGTTCCACCGGCTTCACGAAGCCGGAGAATACTCCAGCCATACCGCTTATAATACTCATGCTGCCGAGCTTAGGGGGCTTGGCGAAGGCTTTCTCCGCTTGTTCGGCCATTTCCAGCAAGGCATAGAGTTCAATTCCGGTATTCCAGCCAGAGTGGTGCAGCGCTGCAACCAGCACTTCCAGCTGGGCATTGCCTGCTCCGGCACCGAATCCGCGGGCGGTGCCGTCGAGGATGGTTGCCCCTGCCCCGGCGGCAGCCAGTGAATTACCGATGGCGAGGCCGAGATTATTATGGGCATGGAAGCCGACAGGGATATCCAGGATGCTGCGCAAGTATTGAATTTTCCCGGTTACATCATTGGGCAAGTAAGCTCCTGCGGAATCCATCAGAATAACGGCCTGTGCCCCGTAGCTGTGCATCTTCAAGGCTTCAATGCCCAGAACCTCAGCGGATGCCATATGGGACATCATAAGCACGCCGTAGGCTGTTCGTCCCTGATTACGCACATATTCGATATGACGTTTCGTCAGATCAGCCTCTGTACAATGAGAGGCGACGCGCACGATATCGACCCCCAGCTCCAATGCTGCCCGCAGATCACGGTTAATTGTAGCAAACCCGGGGATGACATGAATAGACAAGAGCGTATGATGGAGATTGCTTCTGCAGATGGACAGCATCTCTGCATCGGACAGCAGGCTCTCGCCAAGCTGGAGGGAGGAGGCACCGAGCCCGTTGCCGTGACCGACCTCCAGCACGGCCAGACCCGCCTTCTCCGCCAACCGGGAATAGAGGTCCAGATGCTCACGGGTTAACTGATGCTTCACGGCATGTGAGCCGTCCCGGAGCGTAGGATCGCTAATGATCAGTGGGTGCATGGTCATTCTCCTTTGTGTGCAATCAGCGAGCGTCTGGCATATTCTTCGGCCAGGGCGATCGCTGCGCAATTAATAATATCCAGATTTCCGGCATAGGCGGGGAGAAAGTCACCGAGCCCTTCAACCTTGACCATCATGGCGATTCTGCCGTTCTCAATTACAGGTGGAACAATAAGCTGATAGCCGGGCACATAGTGCTGGATTCGGGTAACCATCTCCTCTACTGCCCTAGTAAGACTCTCCATATCGGGCTCAGGGACAACAGCGAAGAGCGTTGTCTGCATATCAATGCTGGGAATCGCCGGATTCAGATTAAGAATGGCCTTGGCCTTCCCGCAGCCGGTATAGCTGCGGAGCGCATCCTCTGTAGCTTCGATGTACTCATCCAGATTGATTCTTGTAGCAGGTCCTGCGCTCAGCGAGGCAATGCTGGATACCACCTCTATATACGATACTTCCTGCTGGGACCGTGCGATGGCATAGGCCAGGGGTACAGACGCCTGCCCGCCGCAGGTAATCATATTTACATTGTCACTATTAAGGCTCTCCCGCAGGTTCACAGCCGGGATGCACGTTGTGCCCAGTTGTGAGGGAGTCATATCAATCACGAACTTGCCCAGTGCCTTCAGCAAGGGATAATGACGGGTATGGGCAGCGGCCGAAGTGGCATCGATCACAATATCACAGCATCCGGGATTGTCGAGAATGGCATCGATGCTTCTGTCGGACACCTGAATACCAAGCTTCCTGGCAAGCTGAAGTCCTCTGGATTCCGGGTTTCTTCCTGTGAAGAGGGTGCAGGTCAGGTACTCGGAGCGGAGAACCTTGATGAGCAGATCGGTGCCGATATTGCCGCTTCCCAGAATGGCAACGTTCAGCGGATTCGTGTGCATAGCAGTCACTCCAAGCAATTAGATTGGTATTCCTCCCGCGGGAGAAAAGGAAACATATCATCATAGGCTGTAGATACCATCGTTCCATCCTCCAATTGGCGGGAGGATACCCGGGGAATAAGCAATTGATCGGTTGGTGTCATGATCTCGCAAATCATCGGTCCCGGGAGCCGGAACAGCTCCGCGAGCTGCTCATCCAGCCCATTAAGCTGTTCAATCCTCATATAGCCGAAGTCAAATGTCTCAGCCATCCGCTCGAATGGAACGAAGCTTACCCCGGAATCTGGTCCTTCTCCCAGATAGCGCCCGCCCATAAAGTTAGACTGGGTGTGCCGGATCAGCAGATATCCGCCATTATTGAGCAGAATGAACTTCACGGGGAGCTGATGATGGCGGATGGTCTGCAACTCCTGCAGGTTCATCTGAAAGGATCCGTCACCTGTAATACAATAGACCTCTCTGCGGCCGGCGGCTACCGATGCACCTATCGCTCCAGGGGTATAGCCCATAGTGGATAATCCGCCTGTGATGATATGCCGTTGCCCGGCCTTCACCTTGAAGGCCTGGGCATGGACATGGAAGCAGGAGCCGGTATCCACGACGAACAGGCCATCCTCCGGTGCAAGCTCCGAGAACCGGGTCATGAAGCGGTAAGAATTGATACCTCTGCTGTCATCGTCGTATTCAGGCAGGTTCACAGGATAACGCCGCTTCCAGAACTGTGTCTGACGGACCCACCCGGCATAAGAGGGATCTCCGCTCCATAATGCCGTAAGCCGGCTGAAGAAATCACGGGCCTCCCCCTGCACAGGAAGGTCTGGGACCACTGAGGGCTTATTCAATTCCTTGGCATCAATATCCACATGGATCTTGAACGCATTCTTGGCGAAATCGGCAAAATCATATCCCACCAGCCCGATGCCAAGCCGGCAGCCAACGGTCAGCAGAAGATCGCAGTTCTGCACGGTGAAGTTCGCCGGGCGGTCACCATAAGTACCGGGGCGGCCGACAAACAAGGGGTGCTCATGGTCCATCAGATCCATTCCCAGCCGGGAGGTCAGCACGGGAATTCCGGCTGCTTCCGCGAATTCATGCATGGCTTCTACCGCATCTCCCTGCCGGACGCCTGCCCCTGCCAGCAGACATGGCCGTTTGCTGCGCTTCAGCGCATCCAGTACCTGCTCAAGCACAGCATCCGTAATCTCTGGTACTATGAGGAGTGGTTCTGTGAAGCCTGCATAGTCATCCGGGTCAAAGGTTGCGCCCTGCAGGTCCACCGGCACCTCCAGATAGACTGGACCTACGCGGCCGTTCTTGGCCAGATAGATACATTTCTCCACTTCATAGCGGACCTGAGAGAGATTCTCCAGCCTGACGGCATATTTGGTAATCTGGCGAAAAATATCCAGAGAATCGAAGCCCTGAAGGGCGAATTGCCGCGGTCCTTTTACCTGGGCAAGCGCAGTCTTGGAATTCCCGCCGACAACAACCATTGGGGAAGAATCGACGTACGCGCCGGTTACACCTGTAATGGTATTCAAAGCTCCGGGCCCTGCTGTAACGTAAGCGACGCCAAGCTTGCCGGTCATCCTTCCGTAGGCCTCGGCCGCCATAGCTGCTGCCTGCTCGTGATGGCAGCAGACATACTCCTGCCTGCCATGCTGGTAGAGCGCATCGGTCAGATGCATAATCATTCCTCCGGTGACCAGAAATACAGTCTTCCCGCCTTCATCATATAAAGAGTGCGTTATATAATCCGCTACTCTCATTCTCATTCATGCTGCCTCCTTTTAAGAACACAACTATACCCATGCCTGCCTGCGTTTACTTGATAAGCTTATTTATATGCGGATGTTGCAGGAATAGGTCCATAAGATTCGCTTCATCCGGATTTTCCAATAGATCTGCCGGTTCCACATTTGGCTGTTAACGAATACCTATATGTAAAACGAATACCTATATGTAAAGTGTTTTTATCGAAAAGGGGGCTCTTCTCATGGACGCTACACCATCACTTCTGAAAGAGACAGGTTATATATCACGTCCTTCCTGCGTGTCAATAGGTCCTGACGTAACAGTACAGGGAGGGTATTACTGGAACATTGTTGAGCAGGATTCGGTTAATCTTCCCCAGTTAATGATCGGGTATGGCAGCCAGATAGAGGCTGGTTCGCATGTCCAATGCAGCCATAAAGTCCACATAGGCCGGAACGTGAAGATCGGGCCCTATGTCAGCCTATCAGACCACGCAGCACATTCAAAACATCCGGGTTATCCAACCTGGGCCAAACCAGAGAAAGATCCCAGACCTGCTGGAGAGCTAATGATAAGGGATGGAAGCATAATTGGAGCACATTCTGTAATTACTGGACCCATTATGATCGGAATATTCTGCATTGTAGAGCCTCATAGTGTGGTTGTGGACAATGTTCCCAGCTTTTGCCGGGTATCGGGCAATCCGGCCATAGTTACGGAAGTATTCGTTCCTGAACTGCTTGATTGGGTTAAAGTGAGCAGCGAGGAGGAAAGAGAATCAGCCCTTGCCAGCCGCCATGGACATCCATTGCTGTCTATTGTGATGCCGACATTTAACCGTGCACGTCATCTGAACAATAATCTCCATTCGATTTATACTCAGATCTGTGATGGGGATTTAGTAGAAGTAGTGATCTCAGACAATGCCTCCCCAGATCAGACACAACAGGTAAGTGCGGCATATACGAGACTTTTCTCTAGCGCACGATACAGCCGAAACGCGGAGAATATTGGCGCAGACCGTAATATTGCTCTTGTCAGTACCCTGGCTAAAGGCAGTTTCATCAAGCTGCAGGGAGACGACGATTACTGGATTGATGGGGCGCTGCCTGATTTCTTAGGGATTATTATGAATCATTTGGATTGTGCACTGATTCACACGAACCAGTTCAAATCTGATGGACAGGTGTATTGTCTGGAGGGTGGTGATAACTTTTTGACTCTTACAGGTAATAATGCGGTGTCTATGACTATGAATACTATGAAACGTTCCGTTTGGGAGCAAATTGGTGATAAACTGAAATTTGGTTACACGAATCTCAATCACTTCTATTGGTTCTATGAAATTCTCATCAGGAACCCTAAATTCTGTATCATCAACCGCAATCTGCACAGGGGTGCAGGAATAGCTCCAATGGGATACAACGTAGGAGAAGTGGGGATTAAGAATTATCTGGAAGCAATACAACATTACGAAGGCTCGCTTCTCAGCAGTGAGGCTATTCATATGGCAAAGAAACGGCACTTGTATAAAGTGCTCCTCCGGGTATACGAAATCATTGTGAAATACAATCTGCCAAGCGATGTATCCAATTTTGAAGATTATTACACAGATTCTTACGCGAATGAAGATTATTACGAAGATGGCCTTATGAAGCTGCGGCAAATCTCAACGTTACGCCCATGAAGAGAATACTCTGGCCCGAAAACTAAATTCATGAAACCCCGCCCGCAGGGAAGGATAGAGGGTGAGAGACCTCTCTAATTCTGACAAGATAAGGACGGAGTTCATGAAGCAGACTTCTGGATCAACGGGCAAAGACAAGAAACTGAAGTGGTGGCAGCTCAGTCTGCTCGGCATTGCGGGGACGATCGGGACCGGGTATTTCCTCGGCTCGGGGCTGGCGATCTCGATGGGCGGGCCGGCGGTGCTGCTGGTGTATCTGCTGGCGGCAGCGGGAACCTATGCGGTGTTCGATGCGCTGGCGCGGATGACGGCGGCGCAGCCGGAGCAAGGCTCGTTCCGCTCCTATGCGAAGCAGGCCTTCGGGGATTGGGCGGGCTTCGGCAGCGGCTGGGTATACTGGTTCTCGGAGCTGCTGATTATGGGCAGCCAGCTGACTGCGTTGTCCATCTTCTCACGGTTCTGGTTCCCGGGCGTACCGATGTGGATTTTTGCAGCGGGGTATGCGGTAGTCGCTCTGGGAATTGTATTCTTCGGCAACAAGGGCTTCGACCGGGTGGAGAATGTGCTGGCCGTCATCAAGGTGGCGGCTATTCTTATGTTCCTGGTGATAGCGGCTATGCTGCTGGCAGGCTGGATCGGCGGCGGCAAGTTCACCCCGAAGGTTCCGCTCAGCTATAAGGAGGTGTTCCCGTCCGGGGGCATTGGGGTATGGTCCGCCTTCATCTTCGCCTTCTATGCCTACGGCGGGATTGAGGTGCTGGGAATTATGTCTTACCGGCTCCAGAAGCCGGAGGAAGCGCCGAAGGCGGGGAAGGTGATGCTGCTGGGGCTGGGAACCGTTTATATTTTGTCGATTGGACTGGCGGTGATTATGGTGCCGCTTAGCGCTTTTAACCCGAAGGAAAGTCCGTTCGTACTGGCTCTGCGCAGCGACCATCTGGCCTTCGTGCCGCATCTGTTCAACGGGGTGCTGATTATCGCCGGGTTCTCCACCATGACGGCGTCATTGTACGCGATTACCTCGATGATGATTACGCTGGCCCAGGAGGGAGATGCGCCCAAGGTGTTCTCCAGGAAGTGGAAGGATAAGTACCCGCTGCTGGCGCTGTGCCTGATTGCAGGTGGTCTGACGGGTACGGTCATTATGGCTCTGCTGCTGCCGGGAAAAGTATATGAATATGTCACCACCGCCGCCGGGCTGATGATTCTGTATAACTGGGCGTTCATCCTGCTCTCCTCGGGCAAGCTGCTGAAGCGGGGCGTGCTTAGCAGTGTGAAGCGCTGGAGCGGGCTGGTGCTGATTCTGGCTGCCGTTACAGGCACCCTGTTCCATAAGCTCAGCCGCCCGGGCTTCTATATCAGCCTGCTGATCGTAGCTCTGATTGGGTTAAGTGACTGGATGCTCCAGCATCACCGCAGTAAGCACGGGCAGGAGGCAGCGGAACAGGAGCAGCGCCGGGAAGTGCAAGCGGGAAGCTTCCACTCCTTGCCGGGCGGACCCGGCTTCCGGATTAAGGGCATCCGGCTGAGGAAGAACAAGATCTAATGGAAGAACAGCAGCCGGGCAGCCTGAATCCCGAAATAGCAGCCGAAGCCGACCAGTGACAGGCCGGACAGGACGGAGATAGCCTTCAGCACCCGCGAAGTCAGGAAGGAGCGGAATAGGCTGGAGGCTGCCGCCATGGTCACATCCCAGAGCAGGATGCCGAGGACAATAGCCCCGCTGTAGATCAGGAGCTGCTGCATCGGGTATTCGTTCACCGCTTTGGCCAAGATAGAGCCGTAGATTCCGAGCCAGAACAGAATGGAGAGGGGATTAAACAGCGACATGAGGAATCCCGATACGAAGGATTTGGACAGGGAGACCCCGCTGCCTCTTGTTTCTGCCGCCGTAATCTCTCCCGAGTGCATGATGCTCTCGATCCCGGTATAGACCAGCACGAAGAAGCCGAACAGCCACAGGAAGGCCTTGATGAACGGAGCATCCAGCAGATGAATCATCCCCAGATAGACCAGCAGCATGTAGATAATATCGGCACTGATGGCTCCAAGACCCACCACCCAGGCGGGCATGAAGCCTCCCCGCAGCCCCTTGTCCAATTGTGCAGCATTAATAGGGCCTATAGGTGCTGACAGGGATAATCCCAGCACCATATAACCTATGAAAATGTTAATGATGTCCTCCTCCTTTATTCTATATAGATAGCTTATTCGGCAAGAGGAGAGAATAGGACAACCAGACCCGAAAGAGGCCCGCGAAGAATCGCGGGCCTTTTACTATAAAGTGGCGGGAACTAAATGCGTTACGCGTGGACCGGCTCTGGCCGCTTGACGAGCAGCGGCGGGGGAATCAGCCAGCCTTTTTTCTTCAGCAGATGCAGGTTCTTGACGCCGATGGCCGCTTTGGTCAGATGATATTTGGCGAACAGCGCGCCGATATCCTCACGGATGGACTGCCCCATAGCCTGGCTGCAGGCTACAAGCCCTGTCGCCAGATTGGCGGCCAGCATAGCTGCGATCTCAGGGTCTGAGAACCGTGCGCCCACCGGGATATCCTCCAGCCGGGTTTCTGGACGATTCGGCAGTGCCGGAGCGGCCGCAATACCCTGCTCAGACAGCAGCGAATCGCACTCGCTAATTTCTAACTCTGCCTGGTCGATCATTGCGGCGATAATTTTCTTCAGGTCACTGTCTCCGGCGTGATACATGTAAGCTCTGTAGGCTGATAAGGCTCCCTTGGCAGCCATAGAGGTCTCCCACACCATAAAAATTTCTCCATAATGCATCGGTTCTTCCTTCGGGTTACCGCCTAGAATGCCTGTCATAAGTAAGCTCCTTTTCGGTTGGATTTGAACAAGGTATAGCATACCCCTGCAGACCTGTCTGTTATGCTGCTGCTTTTTCTCTGGAAGCTGCATAATTACAGCGCTTAGAACCACAATAAGCAGGTGCGATTATGAATGAAGGTGGTTCGTCCATGAAAGCGTCACAAGAGTCCAGAGGGAAAAAAGGTTCCAAAGCGGCACTCATTGCGCTCGCTTCTATCCCGCTCATTATGACACTGGGCAACTCTATGCTGCTGCCGATCCTGCCGCAGATCTCCAAGGAGCTGGGGGTGAGCCCTTTCCAGGTCAGTATGATCATTACGGTCTATGGACTGATTGCCATCCTAATGATTCCCGTTGCCGGATATCTGTCAGACCGCTTCGGCCGCAAAAGGGTCATTCTGCCCAGCCTTATCCTGGCCGCCATTGGCGGAGCCGGATGCGTAGCAGCCGCCTGGTTCTTCAGCGGAATCACAGCTTACTGGATTATCCTTGCGGGACGATTTGTGCAGGGCATTGGAGCAGCGGGCGCCTTCCCGATTGTCATTCCGTTCGTAGGCGATCTGTTCAAGGATGAGAAGGAGGTCAGCAAAGGGCTGGGGATCATAGAGACCTCGAACACGTTCGGCAAAGTACTGAGTCCTATCCTGGGAGCCTACCTGGGCACCCTGCTGTGGTATGCGCCCTTCATAGCGATCCCGCTATTGTGTCTGATCTCCTGCGCGCTGGTGATCTTTCTGGTTCATTCGCCGAAGAGGGAGGAGGAAGCCGGTAAGCAGAGTCTGCGGCAATTCCTGAGCGGCATCAAGGAAGTGCTCCATGAACGGGGCCGGTGGCTGTACGCCATCTTCGCCATCGGCGGCATCTGCATGTATGCAACCTTCGGGGTATTGTTCTACTTATCAGAGACTCTGGAGTCGAGATATAATCTGCATGGAGCCTCCAAGGGCTTTGTGCTGGCCATTCCGCTGGCGCTGCTATGTCTGGCTTCTTACGGCAGCGGCAAGATCATCGGCAAAAACAAACCGCTCATGAAATGGCTCGGCTTCGGCGGTATGGCCCTGCTGACCGCGTCTATGCTGGTCACCGGCTTCAGCCAGAACATTTACTTCATGGTTGGCCTCCTAAGTCTGGGCGGTATCGGAATCGGCGTGGTTCTGCCTTGCATGGATGCCTTGATTACGGAAGGTATCGAGAAGGAGAACCGGGGCACCATCACCTCCCTGTACAGTAGCATGAGGTTCATCGGGGTGGCGCTGGGTCCGCCGGTAGTCTCCCTGCTGATGAACCGGGGGCACTGGGTCCTGTTCGGCACCATGGCCGGTGTCGGTGCTGTCGGCGGGCTGCTGAGCTTCTTCGCGGTTACGCCGAGTAAGAAGGATGCGGACGGCGGGGGGCAAGCAGAACGGAGTGCGTTCAAGGCGAAGAAGAGTGGTGCGTTGCGCCAGCGGGCGCGGTAGGGTTGAAAGAAGGGGCGTCCTGGTGGGGCGCCCCTTGTTTGTGCTTTTGTGGATAAATATTTTTTGAACATCAGATTGAGGAGTCTGCCGTATAGAGGAATATTGCAATAAATGCAACATTCCTGCTCCACAGCAGCGATCAAAGCTGAAATCCTGCACGAATTGCAACAAATCCAGCGCTAACTTGCTCTAATTATCGGAAATCCTGCTAATGATGCAACATTGCTCTCCAGCCAGAAACTTGGTATAGAGGATTCCTGCAAAAATTGCAACAATTCTCCATATAAGCAGTCGGTGAGAGAAGGCACCAGTATCCTTCACTCTACACCTCGATAATAATCGGCAGAATCATCGGACGGCGCTTCGTCCGCTCATACAGGAATTTGCTGAGCGTATCCTTCAGCGTCTGCTTGATCAGATTCCACTGGCCCAGATCGGCGCGGCTCATCTTCTGCAGCGTGGTTTTGACGAGCTGGTTGATCTCATCCATCAGGGTGTCAGAATTGCGGACAAAGATGAACCCGCGGGAAATCGTATCCGGCTCATTCAGCAGCCGCCCGTCGGCCTGGCTTAAGGTAATGACCGTGATCAGCACCCCGTCGGCTGAGAGCTGGCGGCGGTCCCGCAGCACTACATTGCCGATATCGCCAATTCCCAGTCCGTCGACGAAAATCTGCCCCGCTGTAATCCGCCCCGACTGGCGGACCACACCGCCTGCGGATTCCACCAAATCTCCGTTTTTCAGCAGGAAGATATGGTCTCCCCGGACTCCCACCCCTTCAGCCAGCAGCCGATGGTGATGCAGCATCCGGTATTCGCCGTGAATCGGAATGAAGTACTCCGGCTTCATCAGGGTCAGCATCAGCTTCAATTCCTCCTGGCTGCCGTGGCCGGAGACATGCAGCTCGCTGCGTGAGCCGTAGATCACCTTGGCCCCGAGGATATAGAGATTATCCACAATCCGGGATACATTGCGTTCATTGCCCGGGATCGGATTCGCCGCCAGCAGTACGGTATCTCCCGCCTGAATCTCCATCTGCCGGTTGCTGGCATTCGCCAGGCGCGATAAAGCGGCCATCGGCTCACCCTGGCTGCCTGTGCATAGCACAGCAACCTCTTCCGGCGGCAGCTTGGCGGCCTCCGCAGGCTCGACCAGCATTCCTTCGGGGACGTCCAGATACCCCAGCTCCCTGGAGACGTTGACCACATTGACCATGCTCCGCCCCAGCAGGGCCAGCTTGCGTCCGGTAAGTCCGGCAGCGTCCACAATCTGCTGGAGCCGGTGGACATTGGAGGCGAAGGTTGAGACGAAGATCCGGCGCTCCGCCTGCTTGAAGGCCTGCTCCATATGCGCGCCGACCAGTTGCTCGGAGGGGGTGAAGCCGGGCCGTTCCGCATTCGTGCTCTCAGAGAGCAGGAAGCGGACGCTGCGGGTGCCGATCTCCGCCATTTTGTGAATATCCGGGTATTGCTTGTTCACCGGGGTCATATCGAATTTGAAATCACCCGTATGGACAACCGTCCCTTCAGGGGTATCGAACACCACGCCCAGACAGTCCGGGATACTGTGATTGGTCCGGAAGAAGGTGGTCGTCACCGCCCCGAAGGTGAGCTCGGAATCTGCATCAATGCAGTGAAGCCTGGCATCCCGGAGCAGCCCGTGCTCCTTCAGCTTAGTCTCGATCAGGCCAAGCGTCAGGCGCGAGGCATAGAGCGGGAGATTCATCTGCTTGAGCAGATAAGGAATACCGCCGATATGGTCTTCATGCCCGTGGGTGACAATCAGGGCCCTCACCTTATCCTTATTATCCAGCAGGTAGGTAATATCGGGAATGATCAGGTCAATACCCAGCAGGCTCTCATCAGGAAATTTAGACCCGCAGTCGATAGCGATAATATCATCACCGTATTGCAGGATATACATATTCTTGCCAATCTCATGGACGCCGCCCAGGGCGGCAATCTGTAGACGTTCTTTTGCCATTGTTACAACTCCTCCTTGTCTCGGTGTTCTTAGGATTTACC
The window above is part of the Paenibacillus sp. FSL H8-0048 genome. Proteins encoded here:
- a CDS encoding amino acid permease; the encoded protein is MKQTSGSTGKDKKLKWWQLSLLGIAGTIGTGYFLGSGLAISMGGPAVLLVYLLAAAGTYAVFDALARMTAAQPEQGSFRSYAKQAFGDWAGFGSGWVYWFSELLIMGSQLTALSIFSRFWFPGVPMWIFAAGYAVVALGIVFFGNKGFDRVENVLAVIKVAAILMFLVIAAMLLAGWIGGGKFTPKVPLSYKEVFPSGGIGVWSAFIFAFYAYGGIEVLGIMSYRLQKPEEAPKAGKVMLLGLGTVYILSIGLAVIMVPLSAFNPKESPFVLALRSDHLAFVPHLFNGVLIIAGFSTMTASLYAITSMMITLAQEGDAPKVFSRKWKDKYPLLALCLIAGGLTGTVIMALLLPGKVYEYVTTAAGLMILYNWAFILLSSGKLLKRGVLSSVKRWSGLVLILAAVTGTLFHKLSRPGFYISLLIVALIGLSDWMLQHHRSKHGQEAAEQEQRREVQAGSFHSLPGGPGFRIKGIRLRKNKI
- a CDS encoding LysE family transporter, with amino-acid sequence MVLGLSLSAPIGPINAAQLDKGLRGGFMPAWVVGLGAISADIIYMLLVYLGMIHLLDAPFIKAFLWLFGFFVLVYTGIESIMHSGEITAAETRGSGVSLSKSFVSGFLMSLFNPLSILFWLGIYGSILAKAVNEYPMQQLLIYSGAIVLGILLWDVTMAAASSLFRSFLTSRVLKAISVLSGLSLVGFGCYFGIQAARLLFFH
- a CDS encoding DUF3231 family protein, which codes for MTGILGGNPKEEPMHYGEIFMVWETSMAAKGALSAYRAYMYHAGDSDLKKIIAAMIDQAELEISECDSLLSEQGIAAAPALPNRPETRLEDIPVGARFSDPEIAAMLAANLATGLVACSQAMGQSIREDIGALFAKYHLTKAAIGVKNLHLLKKKGWLIPPPLLVKRPEPVHA
- a CDS encoding MFS transporter, which translates into the protein MKASQESRGKKGSKAALIALASIPLIMTLGNSMLLPILPQISKELGVSPFQVSMIITVYGLIAILMIPVAGYLSDRFGRKRVILPSLILAAIGGAGCVAAAWFFSGITAYWIILAGRFVQGIGAAGAFPIVIPFVGDLFKDEKEVSKGLGIIETSNTFGKVLSPILGAYLGTLLWYAPFIAIPLLCLISCALVIFLVHSPKREEEAGKQSLRQFLSGIKEVLHERGRWLYAIFAIGGICMYATFGVLFYLSETLESRYNLHGASKGFVLAIPLALLCLASYGSGKIIGKNKPLMKWLGFGGMALLTASMLVTGFSQNIYFMVGLLSLGGIGIGVVLPCMDALITEGIEKENRGTITSLYSSMRFIGVALGPPVVSLLMNRGHWVLFGTMAGVGAVGGLLSFFAVTPSKKDADGGGQAERSAFKAKKSGALRQRAR
- a CDS encoding ribonuclease J, encoding MAKERLQIAALGGVHEIGKNMYILQYGDDIIAIDCGSKFPDESLLGIDLIIPDITYLLDNKDKVRALIVTHGHEDHIGGIPYLLKQMNLPLYASRLTLGLIETKLKEHGLLRDARLHCIDADSELTFGAVTTTFFRTNHSIPDCLGVVFDTPEGTVVHTGDFKFDMTPVNKQYPDIHKMAEIGTRSVRFLLSESTNAERPGFTPSEQLVGAHMEQAFKQAERRIFVSTFASNVHRLQQIVDAAGLTGRKLALLGRSMVNVVNVSRELGYLDVPEGMLVEPAEAAKLPPEEVAVLCTGSQGEPMAALSRLANASNRQMEIQAGDTVLLAANPIPGNERNVSRIVDNLYILGAKVIYGSRSELHVSGHGSQEELKLMLTLMKPEYFIPIHGEYRMLHHHRLLAEGVGVRGDHIFLLKNGDLVESAGGVVRQSGRITAGQIFVDGLGIGDIGNVVLRDRRQLSADGVLITVITLSQADGRLLNEPDTISRGFIFVRNSDTLMDEINQLVKTTLQKMSRADLGQWNLIKQTLKDTLSKFLYERTKRRPMILPIIIEV